TTGCACAGCGAAGCCGTCTCTGGCACGGAAGAACGCCGGCATGGCAACATTACCATCAGCGGCAACATTCTCTCCGACGCTCGGGTCAACATTCACTTGCGGCACCTTCGCAGTGCGACCGTCACCGGCAACACAATGTGGCAAGGCTTTGATAGCAACATCTTGCTGGAAAATTGCGAGGCACTCACGATGACGTCCAACACACTGGACCGAAACCCGCGTTACCACTTGGGCAGAAATGCAGTGGCCAAACATGGAATTCAAATCGACGACTGTCGCGACTGCATCCTCTCCGCGAATGTGATCAGTGGCGTTCGAGAACGCCCCGCCTTGATGGAACTGACACACTGTCAACGCATCATCGTTCAGAGCTGCCTGTTCACCGACGACGCGCAACCCGCCATCCTCGCGAAACATTGTTCCAACTGCGTGCTCCGGAACAATCTGGCGAAGGGCGGTGACTTGGAGATCAAGCTGCAAGACTGCGAGAGCATGCGAACCGATTGACCGTTCACACGATCGACGCTGACTTTTACGCAAATCGCTGCCATTTCTTCCAATTCGCAAATATTTGCGGCAGGTGGCTGCTCCGACTCAAATAGGTGGGCATGTCCCCATCCGAAGTCCCGCCGACGACGCTGACCGAGAGCGATTTCATGCGTCTCTTCCTCAAGCATGAACTCGCGCTCCGAGCCTTCGCACGATCAATCCTTCCAAATTGGAACGCGGTGGACGATGCGATTCAGGAAGCCAGTGTGACGATGTGGCAAAAGTTCTCTCAACTGGAGAACGAAGCCGGCTTCCTCCCGTGGGCAAAGGTCATTCTGCGTTTCAAATGTTTGAACGCCGTCACGGGATTGAGACGCGATGGGCGGCTGCTCAGCGACGAGGTGTTGAAACAAATCGCTGATGAATCGGAGGCCATCGAGGCGGAACGAGTGACTGAAATTCGCTCTGCTTTGCAAGATTGCCTGACTCAATTCACTCGGCCCCACCAGGAACTGCTGATGGCACCGTACCAAGGTGACGGACAGATCACCAAGATCGCGAATAGCTGCGGCAAGACGGTCAACGCATTCTACAAGTTGCTCGGACGCCTCCGAGCCAAACTTGCAACCTGCGTTCAACAGCGTCTGCAAATGGAGACTTCTTGAAATGAATTCATCGGAATTGATTCAGCAGTACCTCTTGGGAACGCTCTCCGATTCTCAAGTCCGCGAATTAGAACACGAACTTGAAAGTGACGCGGGACTTCGCAGGAAGTTTGCCATCGCAGCGGCGACGGATGCAGGACTGCGCGACTTGGCCATTCAAAACTCGATGGAACCGCAGGCCGCCACGACGCCATCCCCACAACGAAACGCTTGGCTAATCGGTTGGTGTGCAATGGCTGCGTCTTTATTGCTCGCCGTGCTGTTCACCACCCGCCCCAAAACCCCGGTCCCAATCGCAACGCTCAGCACCAGCGAAAATGCAGCCTGGGAAAGTGCATTGCCAACCACGGTTGGATCCAAACTGGTCGCCGGCAACATGAAATTGATGTCAGGGATCGCAACGGTTCAATTCGACTCAGGAGCCCAGATCACCTTCGAAGCTCCGGCCCATTTTGAACTGATCGATGCCATGCGAGTTCGGATGGTCGATGGGGCGGCAGTCATTGATGTTCCGGAAACGGCTCATGGATTCACCGTGGAAACTCCCGGCGGGTTCGCGGTCGATCACGGCACTCAGTTCGCGGTCGCAGTCAAAGAGTCGTCGCAGACAGCCCATTTTGAAGTGCTGCAGGGCGAGATCTCGGTTCACCATCCTTCCAGCGGCAAAGAGGTCCACTTGTTTGATGAACAATTCGCATCGCTCTCTGATGCTGATTTAGAAACGCAAACGCAAGAGTCGCCGGAACAAGAATACGACCAATCTGATTCCGAACGCCCGCGTCTGATTCGCGTCGGAACGGAAGGACGATCCGACTATCTCATCCGCAACAATCGTCGCGGCAAGTGGATTCATCCAGAGATGCTGATGGTCAAACGCGCGGACAGTCGCAAATGGGATATGCGAGCCATCTTTTCGATGGACATCCATTCGGTGGACTTGGATTCAGTCGTCTCTGCTCGCTTGCGTTTGAACCAGGTGCCGAGCGGAAAAGGGTTTGCTTCGCGCCTTCCAAAAATCAACACGTTCGCGGTTTATGGCGTGACGAACCCAGAACGAGAAACTTGGCAGCACGACCCGACTTGGGAAAACGCTCCCGACATCATCGATGGAATCTTGCTGGGCAAATTTGAGATCCCTCGCAGCCAACAGACAGGAACGTTTGGCATCCAGTCCGATGCGTTGCTGGAATTCCTTCGAAGCGACTCGGATGGCAAGGTGACCTTTGTTCTCGTTCGCGAATCGGTTTTGGTCGAAGGCACTGACCGAGGTTTGGTTCACGCATTCGCGAATGACTCGCATCCAGAAGTCTCCGGCCCGCTCTTGGAATTCGCGGTGGATTAGCCGAGTGAAATCGCACTGCCACACCGCTCGGTTTCGCCGGTGTTCCCTTTATCATTCCCCCCCTGACGTTCATCCAAATGGTCCTTCTTCGAACTTCATTCGCTCTGCTTTTCGCCGTCGCGTTTCAAACGGCAACGGGGGCGGAAGTTCCCAACACCGAGATGCCGCAGCGGCACGCGGAGCTTCTTGAAAACCACTGTTTGGATTGCCACGACAGTGCGACGAAGGAAGCCAACATCGATCTCGAGACTCTATCGATGAATGTCTCCAAGGACATGGCCACCGCGGAGTTATGGTCGAAGGTTCTTGGTGCACTCAACTCGGGTGAGATGCCACCGGAGGACTCCGAGCCACTGCGTGATGCCGACAAACTGGCGTTCTTGGAAGACTTGTCGCAGAAGATGGTCACCGCGAGACAAATTCTGAGCGATTCGGGAGGCGACGTTGTGATGCGGCGTCTCAATCGCCGCGAATACGCGAATACCGTGGAATCCCTGTTGGGTGTGCGACCTGATGTCACGACGCTGCCGGACGACCAAGCCACGGCAGGGTTCGACACCGCAGGAGCATCTTTGTTCTTGTCGAGCGACCAAATCGAGCAGTACCATGCGACGGCGACGACGAATTTGCGACTGATGCTTCTGCCTCGGAAGCGACCTGCAACAAAAACAGTACGCATCGAACCCGAGGACTACTACACGCCGCACTACACCGAAGCGGCTGAACAGATGCGAGATATTGGCAAGCGTGCGAATGCATTCTTGGCTCAATCAGAGAAGCCTGCATCAGAGTTTGGGTTGCTGGACGAGTACCAAGCTAAGAAACAAAAAGTGCAAGAGTGGCTGCCATTGATGGAAGACTACCTGGCTCGACCTGAGACCCAAACCGGGATCACGTTGATCATGACCATCAAGCAAGGCGGCTACACAAAAGTCAAACTGCCCACGCAACATCCCGACG
This window of the Rhodopirellula bahusiensis genome carries:
- a CDS encoding sigma-70 family RNA polymerase sigma factor; the protein is MSPSEVPPTTLTESDFMRLFLKHELALRAFARSILPNWNAVDDAIQEASVTMWQKFSQLENEAGFLPWAKVILRFKCLNAVTGLRRDGRLLSDEVLKQIADESEAIEAERVTEIRSALQDCLTQFTRPHQELLMAPYQGDGQITKIANSCGKTVNAFYKLLGRLRAKLATCVQQRLQMETS
- a CDS encoding FecR domain-containing protein; the protein is MNSSELIQQYLLGTLSDSQVRELEHELESDAGLRRKFAIAAATDAGLRDLAIQNSMEPQAATTPSPQRNAWLIGWCAMAASLLLAVLFTTRPKTPVPIATLSTSENAAWESALPTTVGSKLVAGNMKLMSGIATVQFDSGAQITFEAPAHFELIDAMRVRMVDGAAVIDVPETAHGFTVETPGGFAVDHGTQFAVAVKESSQTAHFEVLQGEISVHHPSSGKEVHLFDEQFASLSDADLETQTQESPEQEYDQSDSERPRLIRVGTEGRSDYLIRNNRRGKWIHPEMLMVKRADSRKWDMRAIFSMDIHSVDLDSVVSARLRLNQVPSGKGFASRLPKINTFAVYGVTNPERETWQHDPTWENAPDIIDGILLGKFEIPRSQQTGTFGIQSDALLEFLRSDSDGKVTFVLVRESVLVEGTDRGLVHAFANDSHPEVSGPLLEFAVD